One stretch of Candidatus Bathyarchaeia archaeon DNA includes these proteins:
- a CDS encoding ABC transporter ATP-binding protein produces MPQIISAIRLTKIYNGILAVDGIDFEINRGECFGFLGPNGAGKTTTMKMIQCAIPKTSGRLFVNGMEVEERPREIKRILGVMPQENNLDPDFTVLKNLTVYARYYDIPKAEAERRALELLSFVQLYERKDSAVDKLSGGMKRRLMLARALINDPEILILDEPTTGLDPQARHAIWERIRALKREGVTVVLTTHYMEEASRLCDRLVIMDLGRIIAEGSPRDLIERHVGEEVVEVDNRPEVLDLVSREGEDYEEFGGRVHIFTRDPKGLASKLMGVCDLERIAIRRATLEDVFIKLTGKALRD; encoded by the coding sequence ATGCCCCAGATCATATCGGCCATCCGCCTTACAAAGATCTATAATGGCATCTTGGCGGTTGATGGCATAGACTTCGAGATAAATAGGGGGGAGTGCTTCGGATTCCTCGGCCCTAATGGCGCCGGCAAGACGACGACGATGAAGATGATACAATGCGCTATTCCGAAGACATCGGGCCGCCTCTTCGTGAACGGCATGGAGGTCGAGGAGCGGCCTAGGGAGATAAAGAGGATCCTAGGGGTCATGCCGCAGGAGAACAACTTGGATCCGGATTTCACGGTCCTGAAGAACCTTACGGTCTATGCTAGGTATTATGACATACCAAAGGCTGAGGCGGAGAGAAGGGCCTTGGAGCTGTTGAGCTTCGTGCAACTATATGAGAGAAAGGATTCCGCCGTGGATAAGCTCTCGGGCGGGATGAAGAGGAGGCTCATGCTTGCGAGGGCATTGATCAACGATCCCGAGATATTGATATTGGATGAGCCCACGACGGGTTTGGATCCGCAGGCTAGGCACGCAATTTGGGAAAGGATCAGGGCCTTGAAGCGGGAGGGCGTCACCGTTGTATTGACCACGCATTATATGGAGGAGGCGAGCCGGCTCTGCGATAGGCTGGTTATAATGGACCTCGGGAGGATAATCGCCGAGGGCAGCCCAAGGGACCTCATCGAGAGGCATGTAGGGGAGGAGGTCGTGGAGGTCGATAACAGGCCAGAGGTATTGGACCTCGTCTCTAGGGAGGGGGAGGATTATGAGGAGTTCGGCGGAAGGGTGCACATCTTCACGAGGGATCCGAAGGGATTGGCCTCCAAGCTCATGGGGGTTTGCGATTTGGAGAGAATCGCCATAAGGCGGGCCACCTTGGAGGACGTATTCATAAAGCTGACGGGCAAGGCGTTGAGGGATTGA
- a CDS encoding ABC transporter permease → MRFRDYFKAPDVSYRVWKVWMRNRDVFMKTVKVNFLLPFLEPILYLLGMGFGLGIYVREVDGMSYAAFIAPALVGISMMNASFFECTYASFVRMYYQKTFDAIISTPLSLDEVILGEILWGSTKSLINASLMLPVLFALQLIKLPDSLLLIPFSLLAGLVFSAIAMCFTAISPTIDSFNYPTFLLITPMFLFSGTFFPLSALPDPIRLASQMFFPLTHVVIISRGLTTGRLDAQSLTSLAWLISAGAVLTILSINLMRRRLLA, encoded by the coding sequence TTGAGGTTCAGGGATTACTTCAAGGCCCCGGACGTTTCATATAGGGTCTGGAAGGTTTGGATGAGGAATAGGGATGTATTCATGAAAACGGTCAAGGTGAACTTCTTGCTGCCTTTCTTGGAGCCGATACTATATCTCTTGGGCATGGGATTCGGCTTGGGGATTTACGTCAGGGAGGTCGATGGAATGTCCTACGCCGCATTCATAGCCCCCGCTTTGGTAGGCATCTCGATGATGAACGCATCGTTCTTCGAATGTACCTATGCCTCCTTCGTTCGGATGTATTATCAAAAGACCTTCGATGCAATAATAAGCACGCCGCTGAGCCTCGATGAGGTAATCCTAGGGGAGATACTTTGGGGCTCCACCAAGAGCCTCATAAACGCCTCCCTAATGCTCCCGGTCCTCTTCGCGCTTCAATTGATCAAGCTACCGGACTCCTTATTATTGATCCCATTCTCCTTGTTGGCGGGGTTGGTCTTCTCGGCAATAGCGATGTGCTTCACGGCGATCTCTCCTACGATAGACTCCTTCAACTATCCCACGTTCCTCTTAATAACCCCCATGTTCCTCTTCAGCGGGACCTTCTTCCCGCTATCGGCCCTGCCCGATCCGATACGGCTGGCATCGCAAATGTTCTTCCCCCTGACGCATGTGGTCATCATATCTAGGGGATTAACAACTGGTAGGCTTGATGCGCAATCGCTCACAAGCTTAGCGTGGTTGATTTCGGCCGGGGCGGTTCTGACGATCCTGTCGATCAACTTGATGAGGAGGAGGTTATTGGCTTGA